One Rhizoctonia solani chromosome 2, complete sequence DNA segment encodes these proteins:
- a CDS encoding cold-shock DNA-binding domain protein — MNSVPAETHFVVLTAYTIQTMALDMTIVAYKLKFIVSQFSILTTLAMPPKAGSVKWFNEAQGRGFITPNDGGPDVFVRHTSVADRGPGRGALREGDDVLFEVTDSPRGPVATSVVKK, encoded by the exons ATGAACTCGGTACCGGCGGAAACCCATTTTGTGGTTTTAACCGCCTACACCATTCAAACAATGGCGCTTGATATGACCATCGTTGCATATAAACTCAAGTTTATTGTCTCTCAGTTCAGTATCCTTACTACTCTTGCAATGCCCCCCAAAGCTGGTTCTGTTAAATGGTTCAATGAGG CCCAAGGACGCGGGTTTATCACCCCGAACGACGGTGGGCCGGATGTGTTTGTTCGCCACACAAGTGTGGCCGATAGGGGTCCGGGAAGGGGCGCCCTACGCGAAGGCGATGATGTATTATTTGAAGTGACCGATAGCCCAAGGGGACCGGTCGCTACTTCGGTAGTCAAGAAATAA